Genomic DNA from Setaria italica strain Yugu1 chromosome V, Setaria_italica_v2.0, whole genome shotgun sequence:
TTGTTGCAAAAATGTCAATGCGGCATCACATCATGATCATGTCCGTGCAAGAGCAATTATATTTAGGAACTACCTATATCTAGTTACTCTTTCTTTTGCTTCCAGTTCCAGAAATATAATTTGAAGACTCCCGTGCACACAATCTTCTACATTAACAGGCCTAATTAAATCGGTCCGATCAGCCTTGTTAGTAGGAGTATGTCCATATATATATTCATATATTCTCTTGGCGTTAAAATAATTATCATCGTATACCTATCTCAGTATCACAAGAATGTTGAGCTACAGAAAATGGTGTAAGCGTGCATTTGTATATCACAAGATATATATTTGAATGAAGTAATAAATGAAAAGTAGAGAAGGATCCAGCGTGCTACACTAGTTGCATGATGAATAATGTTTTGAAGTTACAAAAAGGGGGATATAAATCATATAACTCTGAAATAAAATTGAAGTGCTATGCATTCATCTTGGAAATCCTGCAgtcatttttttccttgaaaattAAGTTGACCATCTGGTATCTTTTGCATCTGTATTGGATATGCATGTGAATGTTTCTATACACTAATATTGAAATCTAGTAGGTTATTATATATAAACATAATTTCGGTCATAATTAATTGTAATACACAATGAACAGTAGCAGTGTTAAAAGCACAAATTATTTGTGACCATATGTGTATAAAGAGTACTACTGTGCACATCTAGGTAAGCAATCGAATTAATAAGCATCACGCGGTGGATGGAGGACTAGTGCACCTCAGCGATTAATAGGTGCCGTCAGTGGTGGCTGGCTGGGGTTGGGCCTAGCTAGATGCCTAGACTAGATAAGCATGCAATCATATATACTGTAGATGTTACAGTGTTTCTGTACTATACTTATATACTACCAATCTAACCACATGCAACTACGTACCCTTTAATTAATCAATGTTAACGTTTGGTACCAAAATCACATGTTAACGTTTGGTACGTCCATCCCACCACAATCGATGGAATCGTCACAGGTTAGATTTTCGGCTCCGCCAAAAACGCCGATGACTCAGGGCATCGCAGCAAAGGAACCATCCCACTACGTCACCATGCCTAGCACCGTTATTGTCCCCAGCGCCGGTGGTAAATCCCGCACAGTTGACCGCGGTGACTCCTCTCCAACCTGTGTCACCGGGGACCATGGCAACGCCCGATTCGAAGAGGATCTACTTGTGAGTATGCTAACATGTAGTCTTTTTTCTGATATATCTGATTGTTTCGTCCAACAGCCCAGCTGTTCTACGTCTAGTCCATCCAACAATAATGATTAGCCACTTCGTGTATATTATTCTGTTTTAGTGCACATGATAGAAGTTACAGTAATTATAATATGAGGAAATGGTTCcaggttccatgcatatagtatcaGTGGACGACTCTAGGAGGCAGGCAATCCCCCTAGTGCTGCCAGTAAACAAACTGATTGAACAGGTAGCGGAACAGGTAGCGATGAGAACAATTTTAATACTTGTTAACCCGAAAAAATCTCTAGTAACGGGGTTCCTTTCTAGCACtgcaataatttttttaattgagCAGTATGCAATGGCGATGCAAATAGATGTAACCTGCTTGTACATGTACAGGTAATAGATGGAACCGAATAAATATGGATGCTATGCAATCTGCAGCTATCTAAAGTCTATtgaatcaaataaaaatataaagaCTTCCATGATATCGTCATTCAGAAGATAGGGTTGCATTGGGAATTCGCAATGCAACCCGGCTAATCAgacaaataaaaagaaaagcttCAAAATCAGGAATGTGTAGTGACGCACTAATCTCCAACCAATGGGCATAATCAGTAGAGTGAACAAGGAAGGTAGAATTATGTGATGCTTTCCTCAGGGTCTCTACGCCCTACAAGACCGAAGAACTCCTACAAGAACGCCCGCAGCAATACAAGTATGGATGGCACAGGTTGGCGTGAGGGCACAAATTCAACTGTGGTGATGCTGTTGGAACCAGCCAGGGTCGTCGCCGGTGGAGGATTGGGGCGCCTTCAGCAGCAACGATGCGACGTTCCTTTGGGGGGTTGGGGGTTGAGGGCGAGGCAGGCTTTTATACCGTGAATTTGACGAGTGATTGAAGAAGCTTCGGCAATCGGGGAGTATCTCTTCCCGCGATACGGAATCGGCGGCGTCTCCGGTGGATTGCACATCCCGCTTCTTGCTCGGTGAACGAATCAGGACGGCGATGTtactgcgtgcgtgcgtgcgggaTGGCCTAACGAGGAACGAGAGAAATTTTAGGCGACGGCAGTGGCAGCGGAGAAGATTAAGGATGGAGCCAGATAATGAGCTGGATGAGCCTCATGCacggagaagataaggaagccGGAACATATTAGGTGgagaaaaggaaggagagaaaaaaagagagactcGTTACTCCCTGCTCACGCCCGGCTCGTGCTCGACTCGTTACTCCCGGCTCGCTCGTAACCCAAGCTGGTACTGTGCTCGGCTCGCGGGACAGACGCGCTCGCGCCGGGCGGAAGAAACAGAAACTCGCTCACCCATGAACGTGGGGTGGATGGTCTGGCTACAGAATAACCTATTTTGTGGCCGGCTAtaaagaaatatatatatatatatatgatgtgATCACGCATAGATAACGTAGTTAATATAGTGATAGATGATCGAGAGCTTCGAACCGACAACGGGTACGCAATTTTCATGCTTCAGCACGCGTCATGTTTGTGTCATGCAATTAGTTTCGGGATCGTGCGCCAAAAGTCAATTTGTAATAACCAAAGTAATCGACTATTAGGCCTTTATTGTTGGCATTAAGGCATGAAGATTTTCCAAATCTTGTGGCAGTTCAAGGACGGTCACATGCATGCGTTAATGGTAACGTATACTCTCAGTACGAGCTCTCactcccttttttttccttttaaaatGTAATGCATAGTACGCACGGACTCTCTCCATTTATTGATCGGGATGAGAAGTGAACGTAATCACCACAAAACGGACAAGGTGTATAATACACAATAATAGTAAGGTCTGAAATAGTATGAGTCCATGCAGGTTCGATTAACGTAACTGAGAGGTATGTGCATGGTCACTATAATCAATTGAGGTCTTAGTCGCACAAAAAAATCAAATTGAGGTCGTCCTCTCCCATGAACCAACTAAGAGCGAGTTTCACCAACCTAATCAACTAATCACGTGCTCCGGTTTGCACCTAGATTTGAGCCTGATCTCACGACGCCTCTACTTTTTCTGTTTCCTGACGCCACCATTGGTCGATCAATACATACAGGACAGTAGAGTAGCTTTAACAGTTGTAAAGTTGGTGATACACATACGGCCAGTCTCAATGCATAATTTTATGGCATGGTTACCAAAGCTGAGAACTGCCTGTTGAGTTTCATGGTGATGGAACTCCTCttacatatgatgaaacttccTTTCCTCTTTTCTCATAATGACCTTGCCAGCAAAATAGCTGATGTGATATGTTATTTAATGATCATGAAATCTCCGTGAGGCTAGTGAAACTTGCATTGGATCTCGGTTGGTGGCTGCCGGCGTGTCTCCGATGTGCATGCAGTTAGTACGATCGTACCGTCAATGGCAGAGAGGGTGCACCAATGCACCACCGATCCACCATCCATTGCTGTACGTGCCCAAAAGATGACCGCGCGCCTGGCTTTGTTCATTGCTTACACGCACGATGCTACATAATTTACGTCACGCGATCGAACGGTCAAGATCAGGAGGATTTTGCATTACGTGCGAGGCAGCAGCACGGTACGGTGACATGACGTACGAGCTGAGCTACAGCAGGTGCGGCCCCATAGTCACAAGAAAACCAGCGTCCTACGGTTGGAAAGAGGCGGCATCAATGAGATCGAGCGGTTGTTGGAGTGCTTTGGATCATAAAACAACAGAAATTCAAAACGATTTGACAAGAACGACGCATGCCGAGAGCCCAACCTACACTGTTAGTTTATGCATCGTCATTTTTCCAATTAATTTGATcacatgcatgcaatgcaaatgcaatgaTCTATCCGTCATGTGTTCATTACGCTAGCTTAGCTTAGCTTAGGCGCGCGCCACCACTATAAATACCATGATCCCTCCCCCTCCTCAGATCACACCAACCCAGCCACTACTACTACTTGCAAGTGTTAACTGCAACCCACAGCTAGCTGGCTCGCTGCTGCTCACAAGAACCAGTTGGTCATCGTCGGGCAAGTGAATCCTAGCTAGTTGTTGACCAGCATGGCCAAGCTCGCCGCCACTtccctcctcgccgtcgtcctgcTTGCGCTCGCCGCCCCCTCACTCGCCGGCGACCCCGACATGCTCCAGGACATCTGTGTCGCCGACTACAAATCCCTCCAGGGCCGTAAGTGATCGATCGCTAGCTGTGTAGTGTATACTACATTGCAATACTCACAACATGTATGTATAATCCAATGTGCGATGAACAAATGTGCTTAAATATCATGTATGTGCCCGGCCGCATGCAGCACTGAGGCTGAACGGGTTCCCGTGCAAGAGGCCGGAGAACGTGACGGCGGACGACTTCTTCTCCGGCCTGCTGGCGAACCCCGGCAACACGGGCAACGCGGTGGGTTcagcggtgacggcggcgaacGTGGAGAAGCTCCCGGGGCTCAACACCCTGGGCGTGTCCATGGCGCGCATCGACTTCGCCCCGTGGGGCATCAACCCGCCGCACACGCACCCGCGCGCCACCGAGATCATCTTCGTCCTCCAGGGATCCCTCGACGTCGGGTTCGTCACCACCGCCAACAAGCTCTACGCCCGCACCGTCTGCAGGGGCGAGGCCTTCGTCTTCCCGCGCGGCCTCGTGCACTACCAGAGGAACAACGGAAACACCCCGGCCGCGGTCATATCGGCGTTCAACAGCCAGCTGCCGGGCACGCAGTCCGTCGCCGAGACGCTCTTCGGCGCCTCGCCGGCGGTGTCCACCGACGTCCTGGCCAGAACGTTCCAGATCGACGGCGGCCTCGTGGAGGGCATCAAGTCCAAGTTCCCGCCAAAgtaggcgcgcgcgcgcgcgccgccgtgcaGTTGATGACTCCATTCCGATACATTGCGCTTTAATTTTGATTCATTTCATACTCGTGCAGTACATCATCACGTTAATGTCAATTGGTTGGGTTGTTTCGTGTGGTCATGCTCATGCATGGCCTCGAGCCCTCGACACTTTCACTGTTTGTTGCTTTTCAACTTCTGAGTCAGCCATTTGTCTAAGGTACTAAGGTGTGGTATGTATAATGTATCTCTGTCCACTCGAGAAAATGGCATTGTCTCTCTATTATAGATGTTCTTTTTTTGTCACAGCTAATATTCATATGATAAACCTGTCAATGGGCCCTTGATAATATTTAGAATTTGGTCGCAAATTTTGTGAATTAGAGCGACTTCAGCAATAGCCCTCAAACCAAAGCCCCTAAAGATCGAATAgggttctctctatttttttaggagtcataaaaatattttcaactaCAGCAATAGCCCCCATGGATAGAGGGCTCCCTAGAGAGACCCCCAggaatggagggtggaggagaaAATTTGGAACCCTTCCCAAAATAGGGAGCTAAGTAGAGGGCTGCACGTTTTTTTTAACTTGAACCCTCTAAACTTAGAGTAGGGAGTTATTTAGAGGGTCTGTTGGAGTTGCTAGTCATCGTTGTTGCCTGATGAAACCGGACCGTCCAGTTAATTTCAATCAGTTATCATGCAAACACCATTAATTGGTCCTCATCATTGTCATCGTGGAAATTGTGAGCAAGCCTGATTTCTCCGCCGCGACTAGTCACTTTCTGATTTCTGCTTCTCCGATTGAGTAATTGTACTAGACTACTTGTAGAACCTCCATCAGAGAGCAACTCTGGGTATTGGCCAGTTGCACGCCATTGTTCTCAGATGTGCAACAACGTTAACGGCACAGCCGACAGTCGCTGAACCACCCAAGGCACCAAGTCTCCCTCCAATCGTTGATATTCAGATCGAGCATGACTGAATTTCAGAGCCCGAATCATCGCTACTACAAaagaataatcaagttgatggTGTACCACCTTCACTTGGTTTTCAGGTCGTTCTTCCGTGTacattgttttttttgtttgtttgtgcgAGTCCACATACTACGTCCCTAGAACGGAAAATCTGATGGACCTCGTTCATGACATTTTTCCTCCTCACCTCACTCTAAGCCCTGGATCGAGATTCTGATCAGAGAAGGCTCCCTCCCTAGAGTATATATCCGCAACCCCAATCCATAACCTAGGGACTCACCGAATTGGAGATCACCAGAGCGTGGATTGATTGGCATATCATCATGCCTAAAACACTCGATCGATCATTCTCTTGATCATCAGGTTTTCAACTAATTATATCATGGGCCTTATGGTACCAATATATATGGCTTCTTGTAGACTATATATGATATGAACTTTATTGTAAATGGATTGGTTTATTTGGAATTTATTTAATTTGAGATCCTTGCAGCGCACCAGCACTTTGTCAAGTGTACATCCGTCACTGTGCACAAGCAAATAGGGTGTGTTTAGTTGCATGCACCACTtgatgcatgtatggatgatCCTCGATAGtggggttcaaccaatttgtaTACGGTTCACTTCTATTAGtaaaataatgtattaagtggatggcttcatcctggatgagttggtacaATCTAGGGGCGAAGCCAGACTAAAAGAGCATCAAGGTCTTAACACTACTGGAGAATTGACGTTTAGTACCGCTTAGTAacccccttttagtaccgggcgcCTGACCGATATCGCTTATTTGGTACTAAATGCCACGCAAATTTCACGAGTCACGCGAATTTCACGTGTAATATGTGCATGcacggtccgtgggattcgaacccacaacatCAAGCCTCGCGCGAACCTTCTTTACCATCGCACATATACAACACATGTGATTgagttagatatgctttccttttgtagCTAGTAACCCGTGGataggcctttagtaccgggcaataacaccGCCGggtagtaccggttggtgttattgAGCGGTACCAAATGGTGCTCCACGGGGTAGTGTTattaaccagtactaaatggtcCAGGCCTTTTAGTACTAAAATAAAGGCCTCCGAGGACCAAAAATTTCTACCCAGTATTAATTTCGCGTGTTAGTACCGGACGAAAagccatccggtactaatgtcaaggacgaatgctcatatttttAGTAGTGTAAACGGAAGAATACGAGTCATATTGAACAACTAATAACTAAGTACAGTGATTTGCTACTGTTTTTCTCAAAAATCATCGGGGTTGGCGGATCCCGATGCCAAGCCTGAGCTCCGCCCCTGGTACAATTCACCTAACCAAACAAAAgtatcattattattttgaattatttcatacataaatcaaatgatacaaccaacagAAAAGATGGTGCAGGAGGTTTTTCAAGCTTTTCATCGCGAAAATTCATTCCCCCCTTCTCATTTTCGCTAGCGCCTAGCGCCCGGTCCTCCTGCATGGGTCGGTGCTTATCTACACAACCCAGGTGCATAATTACGAACCAACGTTGTTGCACATTAATGTAGTGTAGTTGAGGACATGATTGCATCGGCTAAGAGTCCTAACCATTAGGAAACCGTATTAAGGGCATGTTCAACAGTTTAGACAATTGTTATCTGCAAGTACTTGCCACATCATACAAAGACAGTAAAGTAGTCCGATCGTACAGTGGCTCATCTATTATGTTGTCTACAAATTATTTAATTCATATATGGACCCATAAATCATGATGATCAAATATAAATATGATCTTTGTATGTCACTTTGTTGCTTATTCAAGATAGTGCACGGTCTTTGAAATTTTAAAAGAATACCATCATATTAGGATAGCAATGTATTTTTATTTCATATTACGTCCTTTTAACATGCCTAAAGGATCTTTCTATAATTTCTACATGCGTTAAGGTCCATGTTGTAAGGGGGGCGGGGCTGCTCGGCATGaaggtgccggcggcgagcttcGCGGGCGGCGGACGTCGTTTCTGGTGAGCTTCACGGGCCTCTTCCTTTCCATTTGCATGCGCAGGAGAAGATTCGTGCACCTTCCGCACGAGATCGGAGTGTGCCGGTACCGTGTGAGAACAGTGCATACAACGGGTGGAGCACCTGTCGATTTGCATCGCAGCACGAGCCGCTGCCGTCCTCTCGCGAGGCGACGGCAGGACTCTCTCCCTTCATTAATCTGTACCACGTAGGAGATTGAAGATCTGATCTCGCAACTTACAGACGGCCCATTAATGGccgttgtacgtgccctaaTCCTGCATGCATATGCGGCAAGGCTCCCAAGCCGTTGGAGTTTTTGGATGGTGGCACGAATACGTTGATGCAAGTTTAAGCTATGTACCTACTGCTTAGAGTCTTTTAATCACGTGATTGAGAGAGGAAAAGAAGACGGGAACATCGGAGAGCAATCTCTGGTTTTTTTGAATGAACAGGGTAAGCCCCTACTgaatatatatttaaaaaaaggaaaggcaTACAAAGAGTttacaacaaaataaaacaagaAACCACCAATCTAACGGgatggggggtgggggggccAAGAGTGTAGGAAAGAGCACTCTCTCTGGTTGATGACAGTTATTAAGCTCTGGTccaaaacaaagaaacaaaGGATGCTCATTGAAAAATGGGTTGTTTCAAATAATTATTGAAAAACAAGTTGGTTTCGAAGACTTAGTGAAAAACTGGCGTTTTGACGAGTTCTGCCACAACAGTGCGTTTTGTGCGCTTTAATTACCTCTGTCTAGATAACACCGGTAGAAGATGCCAAGATCAGAGCACTGACATGGATATCATTCATTTCGATCTGCATCCGTGTTGGTGTAGCTGGCCAACCAGCACGACCATATCGAGCGCACAATTTAAAGCGGCACTAATTGTGGTAATAAGCGTGCGTCAGTACTCTGATGACACCAGCCGCCGGTCAGATGCCGCGAAACATGCCTGCATTACACTCCTCTCACTTGCCGTTCAACACGAGCGCGCGCGTCCAAAATGCCATGCTTGATCATGCATGGTGACCAGTAGGTGTCGTCTCCGTTAAGCTGATGGAAACCAACGCCGGCTACCTATAAATACCGGCGCCCCAGCCCTTCTTTTGCCTCAAACCAAAAGCTCCGATCCATCCTTACGTGCTTAACTGCCTAGTACAGGCTACAGCTCAGTAGCTCACTCGTGCAAATGGCGCACAAGCTCCCGTCCACTCTCAtcgccgccttcgccgtccTCCTGGCCCTCGCGGCGCCgctggtcgtcgtcgccggggaCCCCGACATGCTCCAGGACATCTGCGTCGCCGACTACCATTCCCTCAAGGGCCGTAAGTCATCTCTGCATTCACTACTACGTACTGCGCGATTCACAAAAACTACGTTCTACGTAGGACTCTGCAACGACTCGGGACGAATAAGAATGACACGTACGCAATTTGATTACGATGAACATATATGAACGAAATGTCCGCAGCACTGAGGCTGAACGGGTTCCCGTGCAAGAGGGCGGAGAACGTGACGGCGCACGACTTCTCCTCCGGCCTGCTGGCGAAGCCCGGCAACACCACCGACAacgcggcggggtcggcggtgacggcggcgaacGTGGAGATGGTCCCGGGGCTCAACACCCTGGGCGTGTCCATGGCGCGCATCGACTTCGCGCCGTGGGGCGTCAACCCGCCGCACACCCACCCGCGCGCCACCGAGATCATCTTCGTGCTCCGCGGCTCCCTCCACGTCGGCTTCATCACCACCGCCAACGTCCTCTTCGCACGCACCCTCCGCAGGGGCGAGGTCTTCGTCTTCCCCCGTGGCCTCGTCCACTTCCAGAGGAACAACGGAcgcacccccgccgccgtcgtctcgGCCTTCAACAGCCAGCTGCCGGGCACGCAGGCCCTCGCCGCGACGCTCTTcggcgcctcgccgccggtgccggacgATGTGCTGGCAAGGGCGTTCCAGATCGACGCCGGCCTCGTCGAGGCCATCAAGGCCAGGTTCCCACCCATGTAGACACGCGCAtgcagccatgcatgcatgcagatggTGATTTCGAGTTCCGATCGATACATTGTGTGCTAGCTGTAATAAAGTGTGATGGGTCAAATAATTGGTTGGGTCGTTTGGTGTGGTTATGCATGGTCTGATCTCGACACTTCACTGTTGTTGCTTTTCAATTTCGGCGTGAACCATTTGTGTGAAGGTGTG
This window encodes:
- the LOC101781510 gene encoding putative germin-like protein 3-2; this translates as MAHKLPSTLIAAFAVLLALAAPLVVVAGDPDMLQDICVADYHSLKGPLRLNGFPCKRAENVTAHDFSSGLLAKPGNTTDNAAGSAVTAANVEMVPGLNTLGVSMARIDFAPWGVNPPHTHPRATEIIFVLRGSLHVGFITTANVLFARTLRRGEVFVFPRGLVHFQRNNGRTPAAVVSAFNSQLPGTQALAATLFGASPPVPDDVLARAFQIDAGLVEAIKARFPPM
- the LOC101781113 gene encoding germin-like protein 1-3, which translates into the protein MAKLAATSLLAVVLLALAAPSLAGDPDMLQDICVADYKSLQGPLRLNGFPCKRPENVTADDFFSGLLANPGNTGNAVGSAVTAANVEKLPGLNTLGVSMARIDFAPWGINPPHTHPRATEIIFVLQGSLDVGFVTTANKLYARTVCRGEAFVFPRGLVHYQRNNGNTPAAVISAFNSQLPGTQSVAETLFGASPAVSTDVLARTFQIDGGLVEGIKSKFPPK